From Musa acuminata AAA Group cultivar baxijiao chromosome BXJ3-8, Cavendish_Baxijiao_AAA, whole genome shotgun sequence, one genomic window encodes:
- the LOC135645956 gene encoding UV-B-induced protein At3g17800, chloroplastic-like isoform X1, translating into MEAATGLRSPRCLRKAPGFSSRSCLLAIHGTNSSLSFDPKPRYSTLWLKSDSSISLSKQGRRLFGARRSIGVRASSSSSESSLPIAPLQLESPIGQFLSQILVSHPHLLPAAVDQQLEQLQTDRDAEKNKEEPAPSGTDIVLYRRIAEVKANERRTALEEILYALVVQKFVEADVSLVPAISQSTDPSSRVDHWPPQDEKLERLHSPEAYEMIKNHLALILGQRLSDSNSVAPISKLRIGQVYAASVMYGYFLKRVDQRFQLEKSMKTLPWGSDKEEIAIKQAMPDESRPFTESRISNPELPSWSSPGFNKGAVGNGAKSSLLRSYVMSFDSDTLQRYVTIRSKEAFTIIEKHTEALFGRPEIVITPQGTIDSSKDELIKISFGGLRRLILEAITFGSFLWDVEGYVDSRYHFVTN; encoded by the exons ATGGAAGCCGCCACGGGCCTTCGCTCTCCTCGGTGCCTTCGCAAAGCTCCCGGATTTAGCTCGAGGTCGTGCCTCTTGGCCATCCACGGGACCAATTCTTCTCTCTCGTTTGATCCCAAGCCCCGTTACTCGACCCTGTGGCTCAAG AGTGATTCTTCAATTTCTCTGTCAAAGCAAGGGCGACGACTATTTGGTGCTCGGAGGAGCATTGGCGTTCGGGCATCGTCATCTTCCTCGGAATCGTCGTTGCCTATTGCTCCTCTCCAGCTGGAGTCACCTATTGGGCAATTCCTGTCTCAGATTCTCGTTAGTCATCCTCATCTCCTGCCGGCTGCTGTTGATCAGCAGCTCGAGCAGCTCCAGACTGACCGTGATGCCGAGAAGAATAAGGAGGAGCCTGCACCTTCGGGAACTGACATAGTTCTATACAG GAGGATTGCCGAGGTGAAAGCTAATGAGAGGAGAACGGCTCTGGAGGAGATTCTATATGCATTGGTTGTTCAAAAGTTTGTTGAGGCTGATGTTTCTTTGGTTCCTGCTATATCTCAGTCGACAGACCCTTCGAGTAGGGTTGATCACTGGCCTCCCCAGGACGAGAAACTTGAAAGGTTGCATTCCCCCGAGGCTTATGAAATGATCAAGAATCACCTGGCTCTCATATTGGGGCAACGGTTAAGTGATTCCAACTCTGTGGCACCTATTAGCAAGCTCAGGATTGGGCAGGTTTATGCTGCTTCTGTCATGTATGGTTATTTCCTCAAGAGAGtggaccaaaggtttcaacttgAGAAGTCCATGAAGACTCTCCCTTGGGGATCAGATAAAGAGGAGATTGCTATTAAGCAAGCGATGCCAGATGAGTCGAGACCGTTCACTGAGTCCAGGATTTCAAATCCTGAGTTGCCTTCTTGGTCTTCTCCAGGCTTTAACAAGGGTGCAGTTGGCAATGGGGCCAAGTCCAGTCTGCTGCGATCCTATGTCATGTCCTTTGATTCTGATACCCTTCAAAGGTACGTCACAATTAGATCAAAGGAAGCCTTTACCATTATCGAGAAGCACACCGAGGCGCTATTTGGAAGGCCTGAGATTGTGATCACACCCCAGGGAACCATCGATTCTTCTAAGGATGAACTGATCAAGATAAGTTTCGGAGGATTGAGGAGGCTTATTTTGGAGGCTATAACTTTTGGTTCTTTCCTCTGGGATGTTGAGGGCTATGTAGATTCAAGGTATCATTTTGTGACCaactag
- the LOC135645956 gene encoding UV-B-induced protein At3g17800, chloroplastic-like isoform X2 has protein sequence MEAATGLRSPRCLRKAPGFSSRSCLLAIHGTNSSLSFDPKPRYSTLWLKQGRRLFGARRSIGVRASSSSSESSLPIAPLQLESPIGQFLSQILVSHPHLLPAAVDQQLEQLQTDRDAEKNKEEPAPSGTDIVLYRRIAEVKANERRTALEEILYALVVQKFVEADVSLVPAISQSTDPSSRVDHWPPQDEKLERLHSPEAYEMIKNHLALILGQRLSDSNSVAPISKLRIGQVYAASVMYGYFLKRVDQRFQLEKSMKTLPWGSDKEEIAIKQAMPDESRPFTESRISNPELPSWSSPGFNKGAVGNGAKSSLLRSYVMSFDSDTLQRYVTIRSKEAFTIIEKHTEALFGRPEIVITPQGTIDSSKDELIKISFGGLRRLILEAITFGSFLWDVEGYVDSRYHFVTN, from the exons ATGGAAGCCGCCACGGGCCTTCGCTCTCCTCGGTGCCTTCGCAAAGCTCCCGGATTTAGCTCGAGGTCGTGCCTCTTGGCCATCCACGGGACCAATTCTTCTCTCTCGTTTGATCCCAAGCCCCGTTACTCGACCCTGTGGCTCAAG CAAGGGCGACGACTATTTGGTGCTCGGAGGAGCATTGGCGTTCGGGCATCGTCATCTTCCTCGGAATCGTCGTTGCCTATTGCTCCTCTCCAGCTGGAGTCACCTATTGGGCAATTCCTGTCTCAGATTCTCGTTAGTCATCCTCATCTCCTGCCGGCTGCTGTTGATCAGCAGCTCGAGCAGCTCCAGACTGACCGTGATGCCGAGAAGAATAAGGAGGAGCCTGCACCTTCGGGAACTGACATAGTTCTATACAG GAGGATTGCCGAGGTGAAAGCTAATGAGAGGAGAACGGCTCTGGAGGAGATTCTATATGCATTGGTTGTTCAAAAGTTTGTTGAGGCTGATGTTTCTTTGGTTCCTGCTATATCTCAGTCGACAGACCCTTCGAGTAGGGTTGATCACTGGCCTCCCCAGGACGAGAAACTTGAAAGGTTGCATTCCCCCGAGGCTTATGAAATGATCAAGAATCACCTGGCTCTCATATTGGGGCAACGGTTAAGTGATTCCAACTCTGTGGCACCTATTAGCAAGCTCAGGATTGGGCAGGTTTATGCTGCTTCTGTCATGTATGGTTATTTCCTCAAGAGAGtggaccaaaggtttcaacttgAGAAGTCCATGAAGACTCTCCCTTGGGGATCAGATAAAGAGGAGATTGCTATTAAGCAAGCGATGCCAGATGAGTCGAGACCGTTCACTGAGTCCAGGATTTCAAATCCTGAGTTGCCTTCTTGGTCTTCTCCAGGCTTTAACAAGGGTGCAGTTGGCAATGGGGCCAAGTCCAGTCTGCTGCGATCCTATGTCATGTCCTTTGATTCTGATACCCTTCAAAGGTACGTCACAATTAGATCAAAGGAAGCCTTTACCATTATCGAGAAGCACACCGAGGCGCTATTTGGAAGGCCTGAGATTGTGATCACACCCCAGGGAACCATCGATTCTTCTAAGGATGAACTGATCAAGATAAGTTTCGGAGGATTGAGGAGGCTTATTTTGGAGGCTATAACTTTTGGTTCTTTCCTCTGGGATGTTGAGGGCTATGTAGATTCAAGGTATCATTTTGTGACCaactag
- the LOC135645818 gene encoding receptor protein kinase TMK1-like, which yields MAGCSLRHLLLVALLLAAAGDARAETDPSDLQAMRVLAAGLGADRSPSLAWSLSADPCAAWAGVSCSDGRVTAIQAGKCGLSGSLSPAVCNLTALVRLELQQNRLAGPLPSLAGLSSLQVLLLHGNRFSSLPDGFFAGLSSLQSAFLDDNPLAPWPLPDSLRDAAALVNFSANTAGVSGPLPAFLATAFPALDHLGLAFNRLSGPVPAAFAAAPLRSLWLNNQRGPARLSGGIAFVENMTALEELWLHSNVFSGPLPNFSQLTSLRDLQLRDNRLTGVVPKSLTQLPSLTKLTLTNNLLQGAVPVFPSSVEEVDVDPKDESFCLPSPGACDPRVNVLLAVAKDLGYPARFAENWKGNDPCGWLGISCNDNGNITVINFQRMGLNGTISPEFGSIASLQKLLLSNNNLTGTIPAKLASLPSLKELDVSNNSLWGQVPSFSKNVLVNTAGNQNIGKIVVGGDAGSASAGQGSNSNPSGSTDSRSRGSGKSSSAVAGAIAGSVIAAVLGIILVGLLVFCHYRRKQQNLGRVQSPNTTVIHPRHSGSDPDIIKITVAGPSVNGGAAASETITSPTTSGTSDVHVLEAGNMVISIQVLRNVTDNFSEENVLGHGGFGTVYKGELHDGTKIAVKRMEAGAMGTKGLNEFKSEIAVLTKVRHRNLVSLLGYCLDGNERLLVYEYMPQGTLSRHLFDWKEGGQKPLEWKKRLSVALDVARGVEYLHSLAQQSFIHRDLKPSNILLGDDMKAKVADFGLVRLAPDGKGCSVETRIAGTFGYLAPEYAVTGRVTTKVDVFSFGVILMEMITGRKALDESQPEESMHLVTWFRRMLLDKEAFRKAAIDPAIDMDEETATSVGTVAELAGHCCAREPHQRPDMGHAVNVLSSLSELWKPCDPDSEESYGIDLDMTLPQALKKWQAFEDRSHIDGATSSFLASLDNTYTSIPTGPPGFADSFTSADGR from the exons ATGGCCGGCTGCTCCCTTCGCCACCTGCTGCTGGTGGCCCTGCTCCTCGCGGCCGCCGGGGACGCCCGGGCCGAGACTGATCCGAGCGACCTGCAGGCCATGAGGGTCCTCGCCGCCGGCCTGGGCGCCGACCGTTCCCCCTCCCTCGCCTGGTCTCTCTCCGCCGACCCCTGCGCCGCCTGGGCCGGCGTTTCCTGCTCCGACGGCCGCGTCACTGCCATCCAGGCCGGCAAATGCGGCCTCTCCGGCTCTCTGTCCCCCGCCGTCTGCAACCTCACCGCCCTCGTCCGCCTCGAGCTCCAGCAGAACCGCCTCGCCGGCCCCCTGCCCTCCCTCGCTGGCCTCTCGTCCCTCCAGGTCCTCCTCCTCCACGGCAACCGCTTCTCCTCCCTCCCGGACGGCTTCTTCGCCGGCCTATCCTCCCTCCAATCCGCCTTCCTCGACGACAACCCTCTCGCCCCCTGGCCGCTTCCGGACTCCCTCCGTGACGCCGCCGCCCTCGTCAACTTCTCCGCAAACACCGCCGGCGTCTCTGGTCCCCTCCCCGCCTTCCTCGCCACCGCATTTCCCGCCCTCGACCACCTCGGTCTCGCCTTCAACCGGCTCTCCGGCCCCGTCCCAGCCGCCTTCGCCGCCGCCCCGCTCCGCTCCCTCTGGCTCAACAACCAGCGAGGCCCCGCCCGCCTCTCCGGCGGTATAGCGTTCGTCGAGAACATGACCGCACTCGAGGAGCTCTGGCTTCACTCCAACGTCTTCTCCGGCCCGTTGCCGAACTTCTCCCAGCTCACCAGCCTGCGCGACCTCCAGCTCAGGGACAACCGCCTCACCGGCGTCGTCCCCAAGTCCTTGACCCAGCTCCCGTCGCTGACCAAGCTCACCCTCACCAATAACCTGCTGCAGGGGGCGGTGCCTGTGTTCCCGAGTTCGGTCGAGGAAGTGGATGTAGACCCCAAAGACGAGAGCTTTTGCCTTCCGAGTCCAGGAGCCTGCGATCCCCGCGTCAATGTCCTGCTCGCCGTCGCGAAAGATCTCGGCTATCCCGCTCGGTTCGCCGAGAACTGGAAGGGCAATGACCCGTGCGGATGGTTGGGGATCAGCTGCAACGACAACGGCAACATCACGGTGATCAACTTCCAGAGGATGGGCCTCAACGGGACGATATCGCCAGAGTTCGGATCGATCGCCTCGTTGCAGAAGCTGCTGCTCTCGAACAATAACCTAACCGGGACCATTCCGGCCAAGCTCGCAAGCTTGCCATCTCTGAAGGAATTGGATGTGTCGAACAACTCGTTATGGGGACAAGTTCCGAGCTTTAGCAAGAATGTGCTGGTGAACACCGCTGGGAACCAGAACATAGGGAAGATTGTGGTCGGTGGTGACGCCGGTTCGGCCTCGGCCGGGCAGGGCAGCAACTCGAATCCAAGCGGGTCGACCGACTCAAGAAGCAGAGGCAGCGGGAAGTCTTCTTCTGCTGTGGCCGGTGCCATTGCAGGCTCGGTGATAGCTGCGGTGCTCGGGATTATCCTCGTCGGGCTGTTGGTTTTCTGCCATTACAGGAGAAAGCAGCAAAATCTCGGCAGAGTTCAGAGTCCGAACACAACCGTGATCCACCCACGGCACTCGGGATCCGATCCGGACATTATCAAGATCACGGTTGCAGGACCGAGCGTCAACGGCGGCGCAGCCGCGAGCGAGACGATTACCAGCCCGACGACCAGTGGCACGAGCGACGTCCATGTCCTCGAGGCCGGGAACATGGTCATCTCGATCCAGGTCCTGAGGAACGTGACCGACAACTTCAGCGAGGAAAACGTGCTGGGCCACGGCGGATTCGGAACGGTGTACAAGGGCGAGCTGCACGACGGCACCAAGATCGCGGTCAAGAGGATGGAGGCAGGCGCGATGGGGACGAAGGGACTGAACGAGTTCAAGTCGGAGATCGCGGTCCTCACGAAGGTCAGGCATCGGAATTTGGTGTCTCTGCTCGGGTACTGCTTGGATGGGAACGAGAGGCtgctggtgtacgagtacatgccGCAGGGGACGCTGAGCCGCCATCTGTTCGACTGGAAGGAAGGAGGACAGAAGCCATTGGAGTGGAAGAAGAGACTAAGCGTTGCACTGGATGTGGCGAGAGGGGTGGAGTACTTACACAGCTTGGCGCAGCAGAGCTTCATCCACAGGGATCTGAAGCCGTCCAACATTCTCCTTGGGGACGACATGAAGGCCAAGGTCGCCGACTTCGGACTGGTTCGGCTTGCACCGGACGGGAAAGGGTGTTCCGTCGAGACGAGGATTGCAGGAACTTTTGGATATCTAGCACCAGAGTATGCGG TGACGGGGCGTGTGACCACAAAGGTTGATGTCTTCAGCTTTGGAGTGATACTGATGGAGATGATCACCGGGAGGAAGGCGCTCGACGAGAGCCAACCGGAGGAGAGCATGCACCTGGTGACATGGTTTCGGAGGATGCTCCTCGACAAGGAGGCCTTCCGAAAGGCTGCCATCGACCCCGCGATCGACATGGACGAGGAGACCGCGACCAGCGTCGGGACCGTAGCGGAGCTCGCCGGCCACTGCTGTGCCAGGGAGCCTCACCAGAGGCCGGACATGGGGCACGCGGTCAACGTGCTCTCTTCGCTCTCAGAGCTTTGGAAGCCTTGTGATCCCGACTCGGAGGAGAGCTACGGGATCGACCTGGATATGACGCTTCCCCAAGCACTGAAGAAATGGCAGGCATTCGAGGACCGAAGCCACATCGACGGAGCCACGAGCTCGTTCCTCGCAAGCTTGGACAACACCTACACCAGCATACCGACGGGGCCGCCGGGCTTCGCCGACTCCTTCACCTCGGCCGATGGAAGATGA